The proteins below come from a single Aegilops tauschii subsp. strangulata cultivar AL8/78 chromosome 6, Aet v6.0, whole genome shotgun sequence genomic window:
- the LOC109752330 gene encoding uncharacterized protein — protein MGDGGTFCTLGIGYAAPSGMFKVVRLMTTLSHGHQPKHTCELLALEDGARGWRRMQSPPIADYFGLHKNSMVTIDGVLYFLYSLSPPRVGGDYVLRLDLETEQWKRSIKAPKMRSTMPRMVELNGTLCMVHLEGRRTKNACTIIWLLSDLAKGTWAKAYVIPMPHAVDLVIPLRMMRHDGKLMCYCLHNDRPSPTLQVYDPLNGICTQLPDLPGNNLSDVGFCDLHLECYIRST, from the coding sequence ATGGGCGACGGCGGAACGTTCTGCACCTTGGGCATCGGCTACGCTGCCCCGTCGGGCATGTTCAAGGTGGTCCGCCTCATGACCACGTTGAGTCATGGTCATCAGCCGAAGCACACCTGCGAGCTTCTCGCGTTGGAAGACGGCGCCAGAGGATGGAGGCGGATGCAGTCACCACCAATTGCAGACTATTTCGGCCTCCACAAAAACTCTATGGTCACTATAGATGGTGTGCTCTACTTCCTTTACAGCTTGTCGCCACCGCGGGTGGGCGGGGACTATGTCCTCCGCCTTGACCTCGAGACCGAGCAATGGAAGAGGTCCATCAAAGCCCCAAAGATGAGATCGACGATGCCCCGTATGGTCGAGCTCAAtggaaccctttgcatggttCACTTGGAGGGACGCCGGACCAAAAATGCTTGCACGATCATATGGCTCCTGTCTGATTTGGCCAAGGGCACCTGGGCCAAGGCGTATGTGATCCCGATGCCTCATGCCGTCGATCTAGTGATCCCTCTGAGGATGATGCGTCATGATGGAAAGCTAATGTGCTATTGCTTACATAATGACAGACCAAGTCCGACGCTACAAGTTTATGATCCGCTCAATGGGATATGCACACAGCTCCCAGATCTTCCAGGTAACAATTTGAGCGACGTTGGTTTTTGCGACTTGCACTTGGAATGTTATATACGGTCCACCTAA